From the genome of Buteo buteo chromosome 4, bButBut1.hap1.1, whole genome shotgun sequence:
gctgccccgccgccgccgcccctttCCTCAACGCCTCGGCCGTTCCCGagcgctgccgccgccccgcgccctgCGAACGGCTCCGTTACGCTGCCTGCCTGGGCTCGGCGTTGCCCTACGCCGCCACTTCCACGCTGCTGGCCGCCGACTCCGACTCGCAGGAGGAGGCTCACGGAAAACTCCTGCTCTGGTCCGGTACGGAACggggaccggggcggggggggggagagtaTGGAGGGGGCTGGGGTAacggtggggagggggagcggtATAGCGGGGGGGAAGTGTGGAGGGGAGCGGTATAGCAGGGGCGGCGGGTACAGTATAGAAAAGTGTATAGCAGGGGCCTGGGGGTGGGTGCATGTGGTATAGAAAAGTGTGTAGCAGGGGACAGGGGGTGACTACAGTATAGAAAAGTGTGTAGCAGGGGACAGGGGGTGACTACAGTATAGAAAAGTGTGTAGCAGGGGACAGGGGGTGACTACAGTATAGAAAAGTGTATAGCAGGGGACAGGGGGTGACTACAGTATAGAAAAGTGTGTAGCAGGGGACAGGGGGTGACTACAGTATAGAAAAGTGTGTAGCAGGGGACAGGGGGCGACTACAGTATAGAAAAGTGTGTAGCAGGGGACAGGGGGTGACTACGGTATAGAAAAGTGTGTAGCAGGGGACAGGGGGTGACTACAGTATAGAAAAGTGTATAGCAGGGGCCTGGGGGTGCATGCGGTATAGAGAGGTAGAAGTATAGTAGGGGACCAGGCATGGGTGCTGTATAGAGGGGAGCAGTATAGTGGGAGCAGTATAGAGGGGGCCTGGGTACAGTatggaggggaaggggactGGGGGTGGGCACAGGGATAGGTACAGTATAGCAGGGCAGCAGTATAGCAGGGGACATAGCATAGGGTACAGTATAGAGAGCTGTAAAGCAGGGGAGCAGGGACCGGTGTAGTATAGTGGGGGACCTGGGACTGGGTACAGTATAGACAGAGAGCAGTATAGCAGGGGACCGGGGCTGAGCCCCATATGGCAGGGGACCAGTATAGCACCTGGGGACGGGCACGGCGCCCCAGAGGTGCTATAGAGGGGTCCAGGTGCTACGTGTCCCGGGTTGACAGTGCCGGTGCTCCCCACCACCGCAGCCGGGGTCTGCCCCGTCCCATCCCACTCCACGTCCCCGTggggcagcagggtgggggcACGGCACAAGGTGGGTCTGCCTGGGTTTGAGGGGGGGGGTGCGTATGTGTGTGTGACGGCGCTGTCCCCACAGGCCTTCGCAATGCCCCGCGCTGCTGGGACGTCATCCAGCCCCTGCTCTGCGCCGTCTACATGCCCAAGTGCGAGGACGGCCAGGTGGAGCTGCCCAGCCAGACCCTCTGCCAGGCCACCCGTGCACCCTGCACCATCGTGGAGCGTGAGCGCGGCTGGCCCGACTTCCTCAAGTGCACACCTGACCGCTTCCCTGAGGGATGCCCGgtacggggagggggggcacaCACAGAGGGGAGACCCCACCACGCTGCCACAGGCTCCAAATCCCCCCAGGGCAGCGGGAGCGGGGAAACGCCAGCTGTCCCTGGTCCTCTGCGGGGGACTGATGTCCACCCCGGCAGCACAGCCTTCGCTGTGGGggtgcctcctcctcctcacggCCTCTCTTCTCATCCGGCAGAATGAGGTGCAGAACATCAAGTTCAACAGCTCGGGGCAGTGCGAGGTGCCGCTGGTGCGGACGGACAACCCGAAGAGTTGGTACGAGGATGTGGAGGGTTGCGGCATCCAGTGCCAGAATCCACTCTTCACCGAGAAGGAGCACCGCGAGATGCACGTCTACATTGCCGCCTTTAGCTCCGTCACCATCTTCTGTACCTTCTTCACCCTGGTGAGATgcggggggacacagggaggtGTCCCCAAAAGGGGACCGGGCACCAAGCTGTCCCTTTCTCCGCCCCCTGTCAGGCCACATTCGTCGCTGACTGGAGGAACTCCAACCGCTACCCCGCTGTCATCCTCTTCTACGTCAATGCCTGCTTCTTCGTGGGCAGCATCGGCTGGTTGGCGCAGTTCATGGATGGTGCCCGCGACGAGATCGTGTGCCGGGCCGACGGCACTATGCGGCTGGGGGAACCCACGTATGTGTTACttttgtccccatcccaccacagcCACGTGCCAAGAGGTGTCCCCGGGACCAAGGAGGGCTCTTGGGGTTTCCTGGCCTCTTGGGAGCACGGAGGATGCTCCATGGGGTAGGAGAGATGCCCTTCCTCCCGTGTCCCCTCATGGAGGTTGGTGACCCTCCTGTCTCGCCTCCCCCTGTAGCTCCAATGAGACACTCTCCTGTGTCATCATCTTTGTCATCGTCTACTACTCGCTGATGTCGGGTGTCATCTGGTTCGTCATGCTGACCTACGCCTGGCACACCTCCTTCAAGGCTCTGGGCACTACCTACCAGCCACTGCTGGGCAAGACCTCCTACTTCCACCTCATCACCTGGTCCATCCCCTTCGTCCTCACCGTAGCCATCCTGGCTGTGGCGCAGGTAACGGGACCATGATCCCATGTCCTGGCGGTTCCCTGCTGGGGTGATGTGCGTAGGGAGGGGTGGCTGCAGCCAACCGAACCCCCCGTCCCCATCTCTACCAGGTGGATGGTGACTCCGTCAGCGGCATCTGCTTCGTGGGGTATAAGAACTACCGCTACCGGGCTGGCTTCGTCCTGGCGCCCATTGGGCTCGTCCTCATCGTGGGTGGCTATTTCCTCATCCGGGGTAGGTTTGGGCTCACCCCAGTGTGGGGATGGGGGCACTGTGGGTGTCCCCCCTGCCCTGACTACTTCATCCCTCCACTGCAGGCGTCATGACGCTCTTCTCCATCAAGAGCAACCACCCCGGGCTGCTGAGCGAGAAGGCAGCCAGCAAGATCAACGAGACCATGCTGCGGCTGGGTAAGCAGGGCTCCATCGGCACCGTTTCCATGGGAATTTGGGTGGGATTGGGGACGTTTTGTCCCCTCAACCCAGACAGCCCCATCCCACCTTCCCAGGGGTGGCTGCAGTGGGAGACAAAGCTGTAGTGACAGCAGCACGGCCCCAGTGCAGCGTCTTTGTCCCAGTGTTGCTGGCGTCTAGCTAAACCAGGGATGTTCCACTTCTCTTCCAGGCATCTTTGGCTTCTTGGCCTTCGGCTTCGTCTTCATCACTTTTGGCTGCCACTTCTATGACTTCTTCAACCAGGCGGAGTGGGAGCGCAGCTTTCGGGAATACGTCCTGtgagtgggatggggacaggagggCGAGTGGGACACTCGTGGCATCCCAGCACCTTGAGTTTAGCAGGGGACGTTGCAGAGTGGAGAGCCCCATGTCCCCCACCAGTGTTACCACTATATCTCcactctgcagagctgtggggtATCGCTGGGTGTCCCCTTCCTTATGGCCACCGTCCTGTGTCTGTCCCCGCAGGTGCGAGGCCAACGTGACCATCGCCACACAGACCAACAAGCCCATCCCGGACTGCGAGATCAAGAACCGGCCGAGCCTGCTGGTGGAGAAGATCAACCTCTTCGCCATGTTCGGCACTGGGGTCTCCATGAGCACCTGGGTCTGGACCAAGGCCACCCTGCTCATCTGGAAGCGCACCTGGTGCAGGTGGGACCCCGGGGATGTCACCCATCTTCGAGTGACCCTTCCTGCCCCTTCCAATGTCCTGAGGTGTTGGAGGTCATCCTCAGATTTTTGTCCGTCAGCTCAATGAGTTGTGGGCTCACAGCAGACAGCGGTTTGGGAATGGGGTGGCCTCTCCCACTTTGCAGGTGTCTTGTGTCCTGTTGGTGGGACACCTCTATCCCCGGAGACCCATCCAACGCAGTCCACAGCCCTTGGTGTCCCTGTCCAGAGTGGAAGAGGGAGACGGGGAGGGTCTCCATGCCCCCAGCTCCAATGCCTGGGGTTGTGTGTCCCCTGTGCCTGGGCTACCCCGTGTCCCTGCTCTGACCCACCATGTCCC
Proteins encoded in this window:
- the SMO gene encoding protein smoothened, translated to MAAEGGGWRWALALGMALALGGRRCCCPAAAAPFLNASAVPERCRRPAPCERLRYAACLGSALPYAATSTLLAADSDSQEEAHGKLLLWSGLRNAPRCWDVIQPLLCAVYMPKCEDGQVELPSQTLCQATRAPCTIVERERGWPDFLKCTPDRFPEGCPNEVQNIKFNSSGQCEVPLVRTDNPKSWYEDVEGCGIQCQNPLFTEKEHREMHVYIAAFSSVTIFCTFFTLATFVADWRNSNRYPAVILFYVNACFFVGSIGWLAQFMDGARDEIVCRADGTMRLGEPTSNETLSCVIIFVIVYYSLMSGVIWFVMLTYAWHTSFKALGTTYQPLLGKTSYFHLITWSIPFVLTVAILAVAQVDGDSVSGICFVGYKNYRYRAGFVLAPIGLVLIVGGYFLIRGVMTLFSIKSNHPGLLSEKAASKINETMLRLGIFGFLAFGFVFITFGCHFYDFFNQAEWERSFREYVLCEANVTIATQTNKPIPDCEIKNRPSLLVEKINLFAMFGTGVSMSTWVWTKATLLIWKRTWCRLTGQSDDQPKRIKKSKMIAKAFSKRKELLRDPGQELSFSMHTVSHDGPVAGLAFDINEPSADVSSAWAQHVTKMVARRGAILPQDISVTPVATPVPPEERANLWVVEADVSPELQKRSGRKKKRRKKKKEVCPGTEHCLGGSAAPLAPSAVPRLPRLPPQPCLVAFAPDILPGLPPGQPEAAFAGGPWDGRRRANVFHLISNPFCPESGSPDEENPGPSSGRRQHNGGPLWPPDPGTLPRTQGRRAGLAPIHSRTNLVDAELLDADSDF